TGACGGGAAACTCCGGGCCGAGCGTTCCGCCGAAGCGATCGAACCGGTGCCCCACGATCCCCGTTCCCGATCCGTCCCGACCCGCCGACTGCCACACCACGACGAACCGGCCCTGCGCGTCCTTCGCCACCGACGGGGCGAGCTGATCCCCGGTCGTGAAAATGTTCACGGAGAACTCGGCGCCGATGGGATCGCCCCGCATGTCGAAGCTCCGACCGAAGAGGCCGAATCCCGATCCGTCCTGGCCGGCGCTCTCCCAGACCACGACGAAGTTTCCGTCGGCGTCCAGCGCGATCGAGGGACGCGCCTGCGCGCCCGTGGTGTACGCGTTGGCGAGGATCTCCCCGCCCGAGAAACCGCCGACCCGGTTGAAGACGCGGGTGAAGACCCCGAGGCCGGAGCCGTCCTGCTGGAGGCTCGTCCAGGCGATGACGAAGGCGCCGTTCCCGCTCGAGGCGAGGACGGGCTCCCGCTGCGCATCGAACGTCGTCGAGTTCACCTGGAACTCCCCGCCCCTGGCGAGGACGGCGGCATCCCCCGTCGCGACCCCGGACAGGGGCGCGGCGAGGGCGGTCCAGAGGAGGAACGAGGGGGCGCGGCGCATCATCGTGGACCCTCGAAGGGGTGGACCCTTGAAGGGGTGGGCCCTTCGGCGGGTCCCCAAGAGTGGCGGTTGCCCGCGCACCCGTCAAGGGACAAGATGGGACCGCGTGAAGAATGCCGAGCCCCGTCACCCGTCGAGAGCGCGCGCTGCGATCCGCCTCCTCGCCATCAACCTCGCGCTCGTCGCGGGGACCCTCGCCGGCGCCGAGCTGGTGCTCCGGGCGCGCGCCGTGCCGTCGTCGGTGAGGTACAGCGTCTACCCCGTGAACCAGATCGTCACGGTGACGGTCGATCCGAACGTCACCCCCGGCGTGGTCGACGACGCGCTCTTCGAGATCAACGCCGTGGGGACCCGGGGGCCGCTTCCCTCTCCCGCGGATCGGATCCGCATCGTGACGATCGGCGGGAGCACGACGGAGTGCTTCGTGCTGTCGCTCGAGGAGTCGTGGCCCGACCTCCTCGGACGCACCCTCTCGCGCGCCTCGGGAGCGAAGGTCTGGGTCGGCAACATCGCGCGCGCGGGGCGCACCTCGCGGCAGCACTACTTCGACGCGAGGTACGTCGTCCCCCAGCTCGGGAAGGTGGACTTCGCGATCCTTCTCGTGGGGGTGAACGACCTCTTCAACCGGATGATCCAGGGACGCGGCTTCGACGCCGCGGACGTCGAGGCGCTCGACGCCGGCGGGGCGTACGTCCGCGAGGCGCTGCAAGTCGACGACACGCACGAGTCCGGATGGCGGAGCCTGCAGCTCGTCGCGCGCGGGAGGCGCCTCCTCGAGGCGGCGAGGCTCCTCAGCCCGGCGGCGCGGCAGGTGCAGCGCCTTCTCAGTCACACTCTCCCCGAATATTACGTGACGAGCCGCGAGGAGCGGGCCGAGCGGGGAGAGACGCTCGACCTCTTCCCGCCGATGGAGGCGCCGCTCGCCGAGTTCGAGCGGAACATGGCGGCGATCGTGAAGCTCCTCGAGGGCCGCGGGACGAGGCCCGTCCTCGTGACGCAGCCCGCTCTCTGGCGGCCGGATCTGAGCGAGCGCGAGACGGCGCTCTTGTGGCTCGGCTCGGCCGACGGCTGGCCGCCGCGGCGCCCCGGCGGCCCGTACTACTCGGTCCGCGCGATGTCGCAGATGCTCGGGATGTACAACGACGCGCTGCGGAGGCTCGCCGCGCGGGACGGGATCGAGCTCGTGGACCTCGCGAAGCT
This window of the Acidobacteriota bacterium genome carries:
- a CDS encoding SGNH/GDSL hydrolase family protein, with the protein product MKNAEPRHPSRARAAIRLLAINLALVAGTLAGAELVLRARAVPSSVRYSVYPVNQIVTVTVDPNVTPGVVDDALFEINAVGTRGPLPSPADRIRIVTIGGSTTECFVLSLEESWPDLLGRTLSRASGAKVWVGNIARAGRTSRQHYFDARYVVPQLGKVDFAILLVGVNDLFNRMIQGRGFDAADVEALDAGGAYVREALQVDDTHESGWRSLQLVARGRRLLEAARLLSPAARQVQRLLSHTLPEYYVTSREERAERGETLDLFPPMEAPLAEFERNMAAIVKLLEGRGTRPVLVTQPALWRPDLSERETALLWLGSADGWPPRRPGGPYYSVRAMSQMLGMYNDALRRLAARDGIELVDLAKLVPSDLMTFYDDVHFNESGSRRVADAIARHFEERGLVTASR